In Chitinophaga nivalis, a single genomic region encodes these proteins:
- a CDS encoding polysaccharide pyruvyl transferase family protein, which produces MKKALIINEGFSNNLGDQAIRESMTSLLQDSGFVTDFAYFTNPGVPGLPAYQYLDTAVGDKVEQPLSYRTKARLKLAFFYWMGINYRHIRQKLKKHRYDIVVIGGGQLLESSGKDYPSRFAIALYWWTLLIKTMTKARIYVIGVGVGTTFNKKENYLFGKALSRVDFIWVRDEFSRSSLYEKFKHRAVVTPDVAFYNGRNHTPAAASAGKALIGITCYREVFAKYNKSSKSREDYYEEWFLQVQRYLNRKLPVELFYTTITDAAETIAFRDYVKSKHRITLPVARLASVEDLKKLYVSASDVYSGRMHALILAMKHRCTVKAYLISQKLKSFQEEYIDSGKPVSEYSEEISGTFNKLLRDQIKL; this is translated from the coding sequence ATGAAAAAGGCGCTAATTATTAATGAAGGTTTCTCCAATAACCTGGGAGATCAGGCTATACGTGAGAGTATGACCAGCCTGTTACAGGACAGCGGCTTTGTTACCGACTTTGCCTATTTCACCAACCCGGGTGTGCCGGGTTTACCGGCCTATCAATACCTGGATACTGCCGTAGGAGATAAAGTAGAACAGCCTTTGTCCTATCGTACAAAGGCCAGATTGAAACTGGCATTTTTTTACTGGATGGGCATCAACTATCGCCACATCCGGCAGAAACTGAAAAAACATCGTTACGATATCGTGGTAATAGGAGGCGGTCAATTGCTGGAATCATCCGGCAAAGACTATCCCAGCCGCTTTGCTATTGCTTTATATTGGTGGACGCTGCTCATCAAAACCATGACGAAAGCACGCATTTATGTCATTGGGGTAGGAGTGGGTACCACCTTTAACAAAAAGGAAAATTATCTTTTTGGGAAAGCCCTTTCCAGGGTTGATTTTATTTGGGTCCGGGATGAATTTTCCCGCAGCAGTTTGTATGAAAAGTTCAAACACCGTGCTGTGGTGACACCGGACGTCGCTTTTTATAATGGCCGCAATCATACCCCGGCAGCTGCCAGTGCAGGGAAAGCCCTCATTGGTATTACCTGCTACCGGGAAGTATTTGCGAAGTACAATAAATCGTCTAAGTCCAGAGAGGATTATTATGAAGAATGGTTCCTGCAGGTACAACGGTATCTGAACAGGAAGCTGCCCGTGGAACTTTTTTATACCACTATTACAGATGCGGCGGAAACAATCGCTTTCCGCGATTATGTGAAAAGTAAACACCGGATCACTTTACCCGTGGCCCGGCTGGCATCTGTAGAAGATCTCAAAAAGTTATACGTGTCGGCTTCCGACGTTTATTCCGGCAGGATGCATGCCTTGATACTGGCGATGAAACACAGGTGTACTGTGAAAGCCTACCTGATCTCACAGAAATTAAAATCCTTTCAGGAGGAGTATATCGATTCCGGGAAACCCGTGAGCGAATACAGCGAAGAGATCAGCGGTACTTTCAATAAGCTGCTACGCGATCAAATAAAATTATAG
- a CDS encoding glycosyltransferase family 4 protein yields MKNVLILSYEFPPIIGGAGVYAHDLAIGLVKNGHRVSLLTYRSPENTDFLKRFAQQYQVTCYTIPNQKYLHFYLFFRQLKKLVKQQHYDTIIFSDARSKKMGTFFQASLKQLLSRSVSIFHGGEQNSFFDKPSFLLRTFGMKDKMLQFFMQQKKIVVVSRAEHEMWNKTSLKEKLHLITHGIDTDIFHRRNPAEIDAIKKRLGISSTRPILLSASRLIKQKGQEVVVEGLPEMVKALPDLLYIIVGGGPHQEVLEAMVNERGLQKNVLFAGGVDRTVLSEYLAICDLFVLPSQFYESFGLVYLEAAACGKTAIAGNRGGTNEAIVDQVTGFLVNPVSKDEIIDKVLQVLQDEQLRQNLQTSAFNRTVEEFSNVRMAEKLINI; encoded by the coding sequence ATGAAAAATGTACTGATATTATCTTATGAATTTCCTCCTATCATTGGAGGAGCTGGTGTATACGCACATGACCTGGCGATCGGGCTCGTGAAAAACGGGCACCGGGTAAGCCTGCTTACGTACCGTTCGCCGGAGAACACCGATTTCCTGAAGCGTTTCGCACAGCAATACCAGGTAACTTGTTATACTATCCCCAATCAGAAATACCTGCATTTTTACCTCTTCTTCCGGCAGTTAAAGAAGCTGGTAAAACAGCAACATTATGATACCATTATCTTCAGCGATGCCCGCTCCAAAAAGATGGGTACCTTCTTCCAGGCATCATTGAAGCAACTGCTCAGTCGCTCTGTATCTATATTTCATGGCGGAGAACAAAACAGTTTCTTTGATAAACCTTCTTTTCTGCTCCGCACCTTCGGCATGAAGGATAAGATGCTGCAGTTTTTTATGCAGCAGAAAAAAATTGTGGTAGTGAGCCGGGCAGAACATGAAATGTGGAACAAAACTTCCCTGAAAGAAAAACTGCACCTGATCACCCATGGTATCGATACCGATATTTTTCACCGGCGCAACCCCGCTGAAATTGATGCCATCAAAAAACGACTGGGCATCAGCAGTACCCGGCCTATCCTCCTTAGTGCTTCCCGCCTCATCAAACAAAAAGGACAGGAGGTTGTCGTAGAAGGATTGCCGGAAATGGTGAAGGCGCTGCCGGATCTGCTTTATATCATTGTAGGCGGTGGCCCGCATCAGGAAGTGCTGGAAGCCATGGTGAACGAACGGGGGCTGCAGAAAAATGTATTGTTTGCCGGCGGTGTAGACAGAACGGTATTATCAGAATACCTCGCTATCTGCGACCTGTTTGTATTACCCAGCCAGTTTTATGAATCATTCGGATTGGTATACCTCGAAGCAGCCGCCTGTGGTAAAACGGCGATTGCCGGTAACCGGGGCGGTACCAATGAAGCGATCGTAGACCAGGTAACCGGTTTTCTCGTAAACCCGGTATCCAAAGATGAAATTATAGATAAGGTATTACAGGTGTTACAGGATGAACAGCTGCGGCAAAACCTGCAGACCAGTGCCTTTAACAGAACGGTGGAGGAATTCTCCAACGTCAGGATGGCAGAAAAATTAATCAATATCTGA
- a CDS encoding serine O-acetyltransferase, which yields MKSWDFIKSDLHRYHGRTDRGSLLRSFWLIEGFRYMFFLRLCAGANRFSRVFYRVLLRHYSYKYGFQIPFTTRIGKGFYIGHFGNIVINGNARIGDNVNISPGVVIGQVSRGRTQGVPTIGNRVWIGSNAIIVGNINIGDDVLIAPGAYVTTDVPAGSLVKGNPAVITVGKGVEGYICNAS from the coding sequence ATGAAAAGCTGGGACTTTATCAAATCGGATCTGCACCGCTACCACGGAAGAACCGATAGGGGGAGTTTACTGAGATCATTCTGGTTGATCGAAGGATTCCGCTATATGTTTTTCCTGAGACTGTGTGCCGGTGCTAACCGTTTTTCCAGGGTGTTTTATCGGGTATTGCTACGGCATTATTCCTATAAATACGGATTTCAGATACCTTTTACGACCCGTATCGGGAAAGGTTTTTATATAGGCCACTTCGGCAACATTGTTATCAACGGCAATGCCCGTATAGGCGATAACGTGAATATCTCCCCGGGAGTGGTGATTGGCCAGGTGAGCCGGGGACGTACCCAGGGCGTACCAACTATCGGTAACCGGGTATGGATAGGCTCCAATGCCATTATAGTGGGCAACATTAACATCGGCGACGATGTATTGATAGCCCCGGGTGCTTATGTCACCACGGATGTACCGGCCGGGTCGCTGGTGAAGGGTAATCCTGCTGTGATCACAGTAGGAAAAGGAGTAGAAGGATATATATGTAATGCATCTTGA
- a CDS encoding glycoside hydrolase domain-containing protein — MTNYLNIRYCLNSTLLGCCLLLGIMSPTRAQRAVTGLDIKVTPDPNYSLTKDQSKLSSLTDGKYTTGPSFWKDPGTLGWQNADKITFNIALDRSLPVAQINLNTVTGQKAQVNLPLNVLAFVSNNQQDWQFVGDLMEQQPVKNDYYRITPVSLKNIGQSARYIKLVVVPDGSYFFTDEIQVLTGQGSANRAAASGKQYTEASLPAMVKSSREAAINKRFSGADQKSLPMAAASSTMAAKSTGSGGINLTPLSSAFGEALTPGEESTHITTLKGLTEYAAFVVANNSATEKNIQLDGEGAGVSSQLYWAKPVKSRDFKVVPDALTTIKEGSSLSLKGNESRLLLVKITGKQAGSFKYTLQAKDGSATVSKPVTIQVLDNALSALQGGRPDINVWAYLNEPLLKGKEESARQDLLQHYVNTFVFHPGILLPNIPVADNKKLAAMLPYVKGFSKVLLFLDFSAPVARQQASFMDASWKQAFLKWYDDMLVALKSQGIASDNVYLYPFDEVKAGQVAALNNFSTWIKSARKEARLFATVSNPPVYEGVIGQLNACQLFYNDNVLREYRKNKPSACQVWMYDTKKPTKSLSPYSYYRLMGWKAFAAGTTGFGFWQYADIGHGKETGSVWDDFDGSSADFAVVYDEGNRIIPSRRWEAFRAGVEDYMLLAAYAKKNGQQAAAALCADVLRNTNDPVAAAAAREKMIKTFNR; from the coding sequence ATGACGAATTATCTGAATATTAGATATTGCCTGAACAGCACCTTGCTGGGCTGTTGCCTGTTGCTGGGAATCATGTCTCCCACCCGGGCGCAGCGTGCGGTGACGGGGCTCGATATAAAAGTAACGCCGGACCCCAACTATTCGCTGACGAAAGACCAGAGCAAGCTATCCTCGCTCACCGATGGTAAATACACTACCGGCCCTTCTTTCTGGAAAGATCCGGGTACACTGGGCTGGCAGAATGCAGACAAGATTACGTTTAACATCGCGCTGGACCGTTCGTTGCCGGTAGCGCAGATTAACCTGAACACCGTAACCGGTCAGAAAGCCCAGGTAAACCTGCCGCTGAATGTGCTGGCTTTTGTCAGCAACAACCAGCAGGACTGGCAATTTGTGGGTGACCTGATGGAACAGCAGCCGGTGAAAAATGATTATTACCGTATCACCCCGGTGTCGTTGAAAAACATCGGACAATCGGCCCGTTATATCAAGCTGGTAGTAGTACCGGATGGCAGTTATTTCTTTACAGATGAAATACAGGTATTAACGGGGCAGGGGAGTGCTAACCGTGCGGCGGCATCCGGCAAACAATATACGGAAGCCTCGTTGCCGGCCATGGTGAAATCCAGCCGGGAAGCGGCTATCAACAAACGTTTTTCAGGGGCCGATCAGAAAAGTCTGCCGATGGCAGCAGCCAGTAGTACGATGGCGGCCAAAAGTACCGGCAGTGGGGGCATTAACCTGACACCCCTGTCATCTGCCTTTGGAGAAGCACTGACACCCGGTGAAGAAAGCACCCATATTACTACCCTCAAAGGATTAACGGAATATGCCGCTTTTGTGGTGGCCAATAACAGCGCAACGGAAAAAAATATTCAGCTCGACGGCGAAGGGGCCGGTGTTAGCAGCCAGTTGTATTGGGCGAAGCCGGTGAAAAGCCGCGACTTTAAAGTAGTACCCGATGCGCTCACCACAATCAAAGAGGGTAGTTCCCTCTCTTTAAAAGGAAATGAGTCCCGCTTGTTGCTGGTGAAAATAACCGGTAAACAGGCCGGCAGTTTCAAATATACCTTACAGGCGAAAGATGGCAGTGCTACTGTCAGCAAACCAGTGACCATACAGGTGCTGGACAATGCGTTGTCTGCCTTGCAGGGCGGGCGCCCGGACATCAATGTATGGGCATACCTGAACGAGCCGTTGCTGAAAGGAAAAGAAGAAAGTGCGCGGCAGGATTTATTGCAGCATTATGTAAACACGTTTGTATTCCATCCGGGAATATTGTTGCCGAATATACCGGTAGCAGATAATAAGAAACTGGCCGCCATGCTGCCTTATGTAAAAGGGTTCAGCAAGGTATTGCTGTTCCTGGATTTTTCTGCACCTGTAGCCCGGCAACAGGCTTCTTTTATGGATGCTTCCTGGAAACAGGCGTTCCTGAAATGGTATGATGACATGCTCGTGGCATTGAAAAGTCAGGGTATCGCTTCCGACAACGTATATCTGTATCCGTTTGATGAAGTGAAAGCTGGTCAGGTAGCTGCGTTGAACAATTTTTCCACCTGGATAAAATCCGCCAGGAAAGAAGCGCGCCTTTTTGCCACTGTATCCAACCCGCCGGTATATGAAGGCGTCATTGGTCAGCTGAACGCCTGCCAGTTATTTTATAATGATAATGTATTGCGGGAGTACCGAAAAAATAAACCATCCGCCTGTCAGGTATGGATGTATGATACCAAGAAACCAACGAAGTCGCTGTCGCCGTATAGCTATTACCGTTTGATGGGCTGGAAGGCATTTGCTGCCGGTACTACCGGATTCGGTTTCTGGCAGTACGCCGATATCGGTCATGGCAAAGAAACGGGATCAGTATGGGACGACTTCGACGGCAGTTCGGCCGATTTCGCGGTGGTCTACGACGAGGGTAACCGCATCATCCCCAGCCGCCGCTGGGAGGCTTTCCGGGCTGGTGTGGAAGATTATATGCTGCTGGCAGCCTATGCAAAGAAAAACGGGCAACAGGCGGCTGCTGCACTTTGTGCAGACGTATTGCGGAATACCAATGACCCTGTGGCGGCTGCGGCAGCCCGGGAAAAGATGATCAAAACATTCAACAGGTAA